tcgagttttaccgagactaacgaacagcaattcatttttatatacctagtcttgccataaatactgagacaaaggaaaaaaaattctattgcaaataacatttattacttttacagtgtgttagtttaatacataaatataaaacaatttaaagtataaaaagcttattcgaagtggtctccattggctgcaatacagtcctttaatcgttgaggccagttatcaatagaagcacgcactttttccatgggaaaatttttcactgccaatcgtacggattgttttagggactccaaattatcatggcgtttagagtaAGCCGTACTCTCCAAAACTGactataaatcataatccagcggattaagatcgggactagacaacggccagtcttcagctctgatgaagtccgaaacgttcgtttccaaccaagactgcgtagaccgagctttatgacctggcgccgagtcttgctggaagaaccattcttgattattgaacatggtgttgttaaggggcttcactaccttctcaagaatggtatcttgatacacttgtgccgatgttttgatacctttttcacaaaagtatggctcagtcactccttcatagctaataccccaccaaaccatcactaaagcggatagtgcccacgttgcactctgtcgactaattgggaagcttccgtAGAACTTTGAGCAAAAATACGGTCAttatgtttgttaaaatgttgctcaattgtaaaaattttctcatccgtaaacaatttttttctatgacctccctttgcgtaccgcttcagtagatgtttcgattttaccaacctattctcttttaaattatcaattaagaAATCCTGCAAGTCCtcagtcatcttttaaaatgcgcgacatggttctaggtgctatcttcatctcctgAGATAAAaccttttgctttcggacaggatttcttcgaattctttcccttactgctttgaccacctttttcgtacgaatactacgtggacggccagatctttttctgttacAAACAGAGGAAGTCTcgttgcacctattaatagcccggtacacaaatattttactaataccaagcgtatggagagttttaaaaattgcatttggctccatacctactttgtgtaatgcaatcacagcgattcggttctatttatcaccccactccattttaatatcgcaaaatattgtacaatgtattggcgccaaaatgagaaaactcaatgagcaatcatataaaaatgacagattccaaattcaaatgtaatattttgtttatttttaattgtaacagtatttatggccagactaagtatatagataaaataaccatgtagatagatataaaaacgaagagaaacaaaaaaataactgcaaataaaacattcaacaataaaaaaaaaaagagggaaATTAATCTTCAATTAAAtcaaatgtgtttttaataGCTCAGTGTGGATCGCcgatcttaaatttattttaagtgaagCTACAGAAGCATGGCAAACAAATATGTCGATTTCATCATGTATATTGTATAGTATTAGTTAGGGAAGTCATACGATAGACAGGAGAGTGCTGGCCAAGatttcttttaagtttttggTAGATTGAAAGTTTTCCGATTACATAACCGGCTGTCCGAGTGCGATACAttcggtgcatacgtgttgagcggtGCACCTGTGtttgaatcccaggcgggtaccaatgtttctaatgaaatacgtactcaacaaatgttcacgattgacttccacggtgaaggaataacatcgtgtaataaaaaccgaacccacaaaattataatttgcgtaattactggcggttggacctcttgtgagtccgctcgggtaggcaccaccgccctgcctatttctgccgtgaagcagtagtgcgtttcggtttgaagggtggggcagccgttgtaagtatacttgagaccttagaacttatatctcaaggtgggtggcgcatttacgttgtagatatctatggtctccagtaaccacttaataccaggtgagctgtgagctcctccacccacctaagcaataaaaataaatagctacTTTACGTAGTGTGCTTAATGACTGCATCTCATAGAATAAAAATCGTTCTTTATAGTTGCTGacagatattattattaaaagcgaGATGGTAAAGGAACCGTTTTTGGATTCTTTCTATCCTGTTCGCACGTACTTGATAGCCGGGGCTCCAGACTGTACAACAATATTCCAAAATGTTTAGTACGATTGTATTGTAAATAAGAATGGTTAAACTAggttgtttatatatttttatttatttacttatgaaaCCGGAGAGCCGGAAGGTCTTGCTATTCATGCTATCAATATGAGATCTGAAGCTCAATGCGCTATCGAGGATGATGCCCAAGTCCCGAGCAGTACTGACTTCTTGACAGGGGGTGCTATTAATGAAGTACATATTATGTGGTTTGAAACAGAATTTTCTTCCTTgcaaatttaatacaattacaCTTTTTGAAATTTAGGTGCATGTAATTCTGCTATTCTGCATACTctaacgactaacaaatattaatctaatatattacaaaagactattttacattatttattattatgtaccttTTATTAATAAGATTCATTAGTGTCGATGAAAATGCCTTAAATAACACATCGTCACGATTAAACGAATGCATAGGTTTCAGAATTATACTCATGTATGTTATGTTTTAGGTTTTTATTAGTGATTCTTGTATTTAGGCttgttatggtatgtttagtgtttaaATTgggattatttaaaattttgggaTTAAAATGGGATGGGATTCGATTTCAGGTCAGGAGTCAGAATCTTTGTTATAGATATATGGTATTCAGGATCTGTGTATCGCTTCTTCTTGCCTCGGATCTGAGTTCCAGTACCCATTACAAGAGTGAAAATCCTGACTTTAGCTGTTGCATCTGGAACGTTTATTATTCGCCTATTAACACACACATTCCTCTCAAAAGTCgcattgaaattttgaaatgtcTATTGCGTTAGTAACATGTTGGAACTATAATATacacgcgagcaaaagtttggaatcacttacttgaaattggttccgcgcgatcttggttactaaataaatgtttaattatcataaaaattacataattttaaaggtTCAGCTGTGAACTTTAAATTGATACCAAATTCATTTAAATCGAGCCAGTAGTTAAGGAGCTATCCCTGATTAAGTGAAAGAGGTAGGAAAACAaggaaatatggaaaaataatgaatgaacaaaacaacaaaaattaataagtaaaagaaattatttagCCTTAAAATTAAGTATCAGTACTTTGTGTTCCCTTCCCTCGCCCTAATAACTGCTCGAAGACGATTCTTCATAGACATGATCAGCTTCTGAATTGATTCTTGTGGGATACCTTCCCACTCGTAAATCAACGCCGATTTCAGCTCATTCAGACACGAAGGAGCAGGAGTTCTGGAACGAAACTTCCTCTTCGGTTCATTCCACACGTGCTCAATGGGATTCAAGTCAGGACTGAGCGCTGGCCAGTCCAATGTGGCGATACCGACTTCTTCGAGGTATACAGTTGTTACACGGGCAGTGTGACAACGAGCGTTATCCTGCATAAGGAGGAAGTGATCACCGATATATCCAGCATAGGTAAGGACATGTTCCAGCAGAATATTGGAAATGTACCAGTCCGAAGTTAGaccgcctcctcgtcccccgACAGGCACGAAAACAAGTTCGGTTTTACCATCGAAGGAAATGCCGGCCCACATCATACAATGGCGCCCCCATAAGTCACTGTTTCAGCGAAACAGCACTGCGCAAATCGCTCCCCAGGCCGCCTGTAGACCCGACCTCTTCGGTCGCTACCGTGCAAACACATCCTGCTCTCGTCGGAGAACAGGACTTGCCTCTATTGCTCAACCTCCCAATCAAGATGGGTGCGAGTAAATTGAAGGAGTGCTTGTCGGTGAGCTACCGTGAGTTTCGAGCCTGTGGGAGGCCTTTTTGGAGTCGGATTCGCTAGCTTGAGTCGTCGACAAAGTGTCCACTCGCTGGCTGCTATCCCACGAATATCTCGGAGCTCCTGTTGGACGTTGACACCATGTAAATGCCGATTTCGGAGAGAGGTTGGCACGATAAAACGGTCATCCCTCTCAGATGTACACCGGCACCGTCCAGATCTTAGTCTCGGGATAAAGCCACCAGTCTCCTGAAAGCGCTTGTAAGCTTTCAAAACACAGGACTGGCTTATGTGGAGCCGACGAGTGACAACCCGCTGGCTGAGCCCTTCTTGCAATAGGTCTACGATTTGTGCTGTTTCTGTAGGTGTTTTCTCCATTGTCGTACAAGGTAAAGTATCAAAATTAGCGGAAATGTGTACCGGTCAACGTGTGAAAGTCAACTGATAAAGAAAATCCGATGATAGGTGCTTTTATAGGGGTCAATAAGTCGCAACTCGCGACGTATCAAGCAATTGAAACACGTCTttttcgttattccttcacttaatccgggatagcttcttaaatactggcttgattttaatgaatttagtatcaatttaaagttaagaattaaacctttaaaacgatgtcatttttatgattattaaaaaaaaaattagtacacgAGAGCGCGCGGAActaatttcaagtaagtgattccaaacttttgctcgcgagtgtagTTTTCGAACTTTACTTTTAATGTTTGATGTTTCACTATTTCACATAGatcaatttgaattttgaagcaatttaatatcatttcatagtgttatgtcaattaaaaatgcaaattttatttaaatgtttttgacCACTGGCTTAAAACTATCGCTTCATATTCAAAAGCCctgtttgattaaaaaaataataaaattaaataagatctAAAATCTGTGTTTTTGAGATAAATCACAAACAATCTAAAACACGAATTCTATTAAAGTCGCGATGAGTCACACTGTGGCAATCTTAAGTTGAGAAATTTGAACATTTTTTGTTCCATCGCCAGCAAGAAGTTAAATGACGCAACACATGTATTATCCAGTGCTCGCGCCACCAGTCTTGTTGCCTCGGGCACTGTCAATAAACTTTAGCGGGGCAAGGTGAGATCCGTTTTTATTTAGGATTTATCAGACGAAACTTGTTTCACAGTATTATTTGCATGTCGAACTTTAGCGAATCTGGAAACATTCTAAAGTTAGATTTTCGTGGTTTTGGAGGTCATTTAATAATTCCAAGCTAAATTGCCATTCATAGCGCTGATTTGGTGAAAGTGGTGAACACTAGATCGATCAGCGGTGCGAGACGGGCGCGGGCTGGCTTGCTTGCTGGCGGGGCTTGACGTGGCGCAAGACTGACACCATTGAGCGTCGGCTGCGCACGTTTATCAAATACGTTTCTCGCACGGCAGTGttttacgaaaataaaacaatgtacaAAGTGACAATAACATTCAGATCGTTTATCATGTAGCATATTATTGCGATTATACGTTTTCAATGTGAACTTGCGGAGTTGTACTTATATTACGGAACCAAAACAAATGAAGCAATATGAAACTAGGAAATGCTAGATTGTGACTGAAGTTAAAGGAGACAGTTAATGGTGATGGCGAATCATGGAAGTTCGGTACGAAGCGCTGGCCCTGCTAGCTTGGAGTACATGGAGGATCCGTATTTTGTGCCTCCAGATGACGATTCAACGCCAAGTTTTGACGTGGCCGTGGACGAGTTAGACGAATTAGAAGAGTTACAAACTTGGGCCCATAATGATCTCGATGCGGATTGGCGTGCGCTCCCTGATATAGCTGAATCCGCCTTGTGCATCGAGACAGAATTTTATATGGACAATCGGCGGCGTCGCTTACGTATATTCAGGAAGAAAATGCGTGAAGTAAGAGTCACGTTTCAGGATTTATCAAAGCCTTATCTTGCCAAAATGTCAAGCCACACTAACTACAAAAAATTCTTAGGTATAACAGTTGGAGGTTAGTTTTCAATGTTGTAATTTAAAAGTTAGTATAACCTTCAAGACATCATTGTCGGAAACTAAACGAAAATGAAATGTATAAAAGCTCtatgaaaaaacatttttgtagtgCAATGTAAATATTATGTTCACATTATAATGGAGGTTTTATTAATTGAACTGAAAAATACcgctatttaatttattatttccagccGTATGGAtaaaatatcaattacaacattGAAATCCGAAATTCGATTCGGAATAATTTATCGATTATCTCATAAgcttttatgtaatatattttaatttacaagcaAGGAGAGGTGGTTACGGTTGTAGTTAGTTTCAGAATTAATAGCGAGACATGAAGCATGCCGAAAacgttaaatataattaaataataacccCTCTTATCATTTAACCTCTCCACAGTTCGGAGTCCTTTGAGCGGACTCCACAGATACGTGAATTATATACGtaaataattaacactaaattttattgAAGATTGGTatgatttatataaaaaaaagtataaacgtGAATAAATATCGACATTGTAAATTATACAATGGCATAAAACAATTTCTAATTTATTATAGTCTGCTTGTATATATACCTTtgcattttatttgaatttaataaaaaaaacaacggaaAACTTTAAAACGCTACtatgtacaaataaaaaatgaaactgtAAATTTATTACATTCACTACCCACGCTTCAAATCATACCCGTTACAATTTTCggtaataacatttaaatattttggttAATTTATCTAGAGTAAAACAAGAGttctttataaatttaatttgctGTTGGGACACACAAatgagaaataatttatatatgaaTAACGTGACTTATCGAAGTTAATATGCATGAAATGTAATACGTTAATTTTGAAGACGTGAGATTAAAGGCACTATAACACTATTAGTCCTGCCCTTCATTAAAATTGGAATAATAAAGCGGTTTGTAGTGTTTAACAACCTTTAATAATGTCCACGTGTCTTCTAACAACGTCTAGAAAAATCTTAAGCGGTTTTACAGCCACATTCATCATTAGATACGGATCGCCGTTTCGTCTACTTTCAAAGGCAATAGATATTAGCTTGTGAATATTAAACTATAACAAAGGTCTTTGTTTCAGCTGAAGAAGCAATGTCAGGCACCGGAGTGGCAGGGGACATACATACTCCTGATGAGTTGGCCGGCCTCACACCCGAGCAGGCAGACCAGTTACGCGCTGAATGGAGTCGCGAGCTAGCCCGTGTCGAAGATGAAATCGCGACTTTGAGAACTGTACTGCAAAGCAAGGTAAAACAAATCGTTTATGTGATGTCTAGTGCGTTCCTAAAGATGTCTAAAGATGTCTGAAGCTTTGCGTGTtgtaacttataataataaaatgtaattgtgttttttttcttcatcattatcatcattctcctgcttttctcccagtcacttggggtcggcgcaacatgttttctccgtCCATACTCAtcaatcatataccatttcttcgctcactcccctcttacacatatcgtttttcacgcaatccatcaatttcttcttaggcttacctcttcctctatatccttccacatttatagcaaacactctcttaccaacctcattttcatttcgtatcATCGTCGGGTCCATACTATCCCAAACGCGTGTTTGtcgtgtgtgtgtttttttattcttaaactaacaaatagtaaaaataagaattaaaagtAAACTGACTTTATCAAAATACGCTGAGAACATGATCAAATATAGTCGAAATCAATGAAACACGCATTGataaggataactcaaaaattactggtcagatcttgataaaatttatatCGGAACGTACGAGAAGCAccagttttcaaattaaaaaagaatcatcaaaaccTGTTTTCATCTACATAAAGGAAAAAGTCTAAAGTATCACACAGAAACAGATACAGGCGAATTGATAACATTTTCTCTACCCTTTTTGAAGTCagtcaaaaatcaaattaaacgtgaattatctttttttttttattgctttaatgggtggacgagctcacagcccacctggtgttaagtggttactggagcccatagacatccacaacgtaaatgcgccacccactttgagatataagttctaaggtctcaagtatagttacaacggctgccctacccttcaaaccgaaacgcattactgcttcagggcagaaatgggcagggtggtggtacctacccgcgcggactcgcaagaggtcctaccaccagtaattacgcaaattataattttatataaaattataattttatataaaattataattataaaattataaattaaaattataattttatataaaattataattttaattattataattttaattttataaattataattttatatattataggaTGCCCAAAAGTATGTTATGCTAATCGCTCTTCATAAGGCTGTATGCTTTTCCAGATCCGTCAAAGCTCGGACTTAAAACGTAAACTTGGCATCACGGTGTGGAAAGAGATCACCGAGGACGTCAATCAGGGTTTGAAAAACGTCAAAGAAAGCCAAGTGTGAGTATTAAACTAAATTCACTTGTACAAATTACAGCAAATACTGTTGGTCTATATTGGCGCTTGCTTTACGGGAATGGCTTTCATTAGTACGTTTATcgaattatgtaaatatatataagtgtgtatgtataaaattgtttttgttgcaCGCTCGGtacggatgtttttttttttaaacaatatgtGTTGTCGTAAGATTTGTGTTAATGCAAAAAAACCTTTGGATACATAAAAATCTATACGTTAAAACAATTTTTCGTTACTACGCTTCtaatacggccgtctggtgtagtggtaagtgacatggtcactacacaagggggtcgcgggttcgaatcccgccaagggaagatatttgtatgataaatataaatgtcttttccagggttacggatgtctattaaatatatgtatgtgtataataaaaatcttacatttatatccgttatctggtacctgtaacacaagttctttacgaacttatcacgggaccagttaacgtggcgtgattgttagtaaatatttatttattaaaaaaaaaaaaatacaagcatCGACAcaaattacaaagaaaaaatatgtttaaaagtatgtcgtttgttttttatattttttccatgCGTATGGTTGCGTTTTGCATCTAGTTTTGTTTCACTTATGATTTGTTATGCGACAGCTATCAATCGATAGAGAATCGCGTGGCTGCTCTTACAAATGCCGTGACCGAAACACCCATGTAAGTACAGTTCAGGATTCTATCTTTATCTCTTgtatacattaattaataacaCATACTAAGGAGTGATTAACCAGAGTACTAAGATGTTAGAAAAGTTTTTTGGCGAAAATCCGTCAAGCTCATAATAGTTCGtagattataaatttaataaaaaaatttagaatgGCATAAAGTTACATCATCTGTCTGGCTGTCTATTCGTAAGCCATAGCCATTTTAATAGAAGACTTGCATAATAttgataacatttaaaaaaaaaaaccaataggGTTGGCATTTCCAATTGAAATTGGAGTGCATGTGAGGCCTagatctattttaaaattcaaattgaaacTGAGGTTTCTTGATTATAATTCACAACTGGTAAAATAAATGCATTTCCCAATATCGTATAGGTCTGTTCCCCCTCTAACTGTTCAACCATTCCTTGGAAAAATCTGAAAATCTTTGTTAGAGTAACAATACTTGTGTATAACAATATTTCCCTGTGTGATATCTTCACACGtgcaatatgtatatatttatgagtcTCCCAATTAAATGTTCACCCATTTCTAGAGTATTGTTTCGTTGTAAACGATAACAAGTgtatatctaataaaaataacatacagGAGCGTTGAAATCGTTCGATGGAAAATATGGATGGTCCATAATGGATTTTTTCTATAACTACTATATTAGTAATGTAATCGAAATTggatttatgaaattttaaataactgaAAACAAATCACCCACGGTCATcgggccccaaattaggattcgcCATTTTATGGTTACCAGTGACTGACATACgtacatacgtttaaatatatatacgaaGCTTTGCTTCATGTGGGAAACGAACCCACGAGTCTCGGCAAATCAGTCAGGGGCGCtatactgcaccaccgagtcatctttttttttccctacccatgctgatagccttgagaggctatgtcagcgttaccctagcgtgtaggtgagctctctgtgctcaaaccggaggtgttgctaacactggccctagcaagagtagtgcttcgcagaatctagcaccggatcggaaccgcgacccactgagaagatccagcgagaaactcagtgggctgtgtctatgggttaatttactcgccgagcccttcgtcacaagcgacgggttcggcatggacggtgatcggtgactaacggtgcttgaggtacctaaaagcaccgttaatggatcgggaggatcagtCATCTATTAAGTTTATCTAACATGTATTTATCAAAAAGCTATTTCTGTTTAAAAATGTCATTATTCTATAATACCCTGAAACGGAAGTATTAGAGTTATGTTATCAAAAGTCTAAAAGGCAGGATTTTTGTAAATACATTTAGAAAGTATTCTTTTAGATTTGGTGACGGGCGTACCTAACAGTCAAATGGCAAAAAGAAATGCACATAATAATTTCTGACGTCACCTCTGTTCTGATGAAGGCATTTGTGAGAGACGCTGAGATTATACCAATAAATTCCCTTCTCTTATTTAAAACGAtctttaaaatatacttttacgtatatgaattattttaaacgaaATTGCCACCGCATACCTTGCTCCCCTggtattttttttcagtttctcGATCATGCTTCTCATCTAGTATATAATCAACAGAGTAGTAGCTACAAGATGGATGACGGCCCGGCTTCttgatttaatataaaaacctAAAAACTGCGTATTCAAAGAAGCGACCGATAAGGTTAATATAATCCATAGAAACATTAATTCTTTCAACATGAAACTTGCTGTGAATTTTTGCATCTCCCTCTATCGGCGGGTGTTTCTTTATCTTTCTTTTACTAGATAAATAGTAGTGCTTAATTACATAATGCTATTGCCAGTTTCTGAATATTTGTTTTCTAACtttacacattttgtttttacacACATTACTAACACTGAAACGCATGcgattatttacttattttgaattttcattGTACAGTAATGTGTTCGTTTTTAAATGTGGGAGACTTAGGTCTTGTCTTGGTATTCaacagaacccatagacacgtcATGCACAAGTCGACCCAAATGTATATAGTAAAGGATAAAACTAGGcactttcactggtggtaggacctcttgtgagtccgcgcgggtgggtaccaccgccctgtctatttccgccgtgaagcagtaatgcgtttcggttcgaagggaggggtagccgttgtaactataatgagaccttagaacttatatctcgaggtgggtggcgcatttacgttgtagatgtctatgggctccagtaaccacttaacaccaggtgggctgtgagctcgtccatccatctaagcaataaaaaaaaaggcaagttTGTATGACGAATAAAATACTACTAGAGCTATATGACATGAGGGATCAATTAAGTGTTCATAATTTTATAGCTGATAGTGTTGTTTATTTTGGAAAAACGATAAGAAAATCGTTAAGATTAAGGTTAAAAAACacgattaaaaaaacaatctatCACTATATCAATGTAGTGTACGGGATGTGAGGTAATTACACAATCCGTAGCCTCGCGGAATTGACGGTTGATTGAAATTGGCTTTTAagcaaaatctatatattaatacgtgaagcaaaaactttgtgcccctttttacgaaaattgcgcggacggaggagtatgaaatttctcacatttatagagaatatagagaaggagtgcacaatgctaatattttttaaaaataatgcataaaagatactttaaattaacaaagaaaacattacacacactaccatgtatttgacacaacacatatataaaaatatactctttacttactgtcaattggaaaacttttgttattgcttaaagtctgtggtcgaattgaaaatagattaatattgtttgtctttaaaattattgagctatagtgcagttttggcgaatactgtgattatattatcgatttataatagtgtttgacaatagaaccataataatgtttaaacttataattttatttaattatagttgaatttcgattactgcggggccactagtatttATAACATCACTATTTTCAGATACCAAAAAACTGAATCTGTGATAAAAACGACCGCCGAGAAGACGTCTTCGATCATCGGCGGCATCACGGCCGGCGTGTCCAGCAAGCTCGGTCAGATGCGCAACTCGGAGTCTTTCCGCTCCATCGAAGAACGCGTCGGTTCGGCTTATGAAAACGTcaaggtaatttatttatttatacattcaACTTCGTGCACAACGGTACAATGgtggacttaatgcctgaggcgAGAATGCCTGTCCAGTcaaccagtcaaccaagggtggtgtagagtCCTGTGGTAGGTGCTTTATTTATTgcgaaaataacaaaattgttaataatattacatacatatacaaacacatacatCATCACATACAACAACGTACACAATATTATatcatgataaaaataataatataaaatttacacatatctgttatatacatacttagtctggccat
The Bombyx mori chromosome 5, ASM3026992v2 DNA segment above includes these coding regions:
- the LOC101736197 gene encoding tumor protein D54 isoform X1, with amino-acid sequence MVMANHGSSVRSAGPASLEYMEDPYFVPPDDDSTPSFDVAVDELDELEELQTWAHNDLDADWRALPDIAESALCIETEFYMDNRRRRLRIFRKKMREVRVTFQDLSKPYLAKMSSHTNYKKFLGITVGAEEAMSGTGVAGDIHTPDELAGLTPEQADQLRAEWSRELARVEDEIATLRTVLQSKIRQSSDLKRKLGITVWKEITEDVNQGLKNVKESQVYQSIENRVAALTNAVTETPIYQKTESVIKTTAEKTSSIIGGITAGVSSKLGQMRNSESFRSIEERVGSAYENVKGKVASRSNSTQSFDEALRDASGATSPPIPEHKPLP
- the LOC101736197 gene encoding uncharacterized protein LOC101736197 isoform X2; this translates as MVMANHGSSVRSAGPASLEYMEDPYFVPPDDDSTPSFDVAVDELDELEELQTWAHNDLDADWRALPDIAESALCIETEFYMDNRRRRLRIFRKKMREVRVTFQDLSKPYLAKMSSHTNYKKFLGITVGAEEAMSGTGVAGDIHTPDELAGLTPEQADQLRAEWSRELARVEDEIATLRTVLQSKIRQSSDLKRKLGITVWKEITEDVNQGLKNVKESQVYQKTESVIKTTAEKTSSIIGGITAGVSSKLGQMRNSESFRSIEERVGSAYENVKGKVASRSNSTQSFDEALRDASGATSPPIPEHKPLP
- the LOC101736197 gene encoding tumor protein D54 isoform X3, yielding MSGVQTAEEAMSGTGVAGDIHTPDELAGLTPEQADQLRAEWSRELARVEDEIATLRTVLQSKIRQSSDLKRKLGITVWKEITEDVNQGLKNVKESQVYQSIENRVAALTNAVTETPIYQKTESVIKTTAEKTSSIIGGITAGVSSKLGQMRNSESFRSIEERVGSAYENVKGKVASRSNSTQSFDEALRDASGATSPPIPEHKPLP